A single genomic interval of Microbacterium hydrocarbonoxydans harbors:
- a CDS encoding phospho-sugar mutase has product MNDERLAQARAWMRQDPDHETRDELAAVITRAAGGDEAASADLDDRFHTRLAFGTAGLRGALGAGSNRMNRVLVAQAAAGFAAYLRERAQGSTPTVVIGYDGRRNSRVFAADSAELFAGAGLRAILLPRLLPTPVLAFAVRHLGADAGVMVTASHNPPNDNGYKVYLGGAHQGSQIVAPADAEIAAHIQQVADAGDVSALPRSTQYETAGEEVVEAYIAATADVAPAPAGASDLRWVYTAMHGVGWETVSKVVAAAGYPQPMVVGEQLQPDATFRTVSFPNPEEPGAMDLAFARARRVQADFILANDPDADRLAVAVPDASAESGWRRLTGNEVGLLLGARAARAAAGTPGASLACSLVSSPGLGAVAAHHGLDFHETLTGFKWISRAPGIVFGFEEALGYLVNPETVRDKDGISAAVAILGLAAEAHDRGSSLTGLLAELGDTYGHFASGQVSVRVDDLSVIGRVMLSLRTLPPTQFGGHAIASAEDLLQAGEGQPSGDVLRYRLTDGSRIIVRPSGTEPKLKVYIDAKAESAERAGEIVGELEAAIRSLLDERS; this is encoded by the coding sequence GTGAACGACGAGCGCCTCGCCCAGGCGCGGGCCTGGATGCGGCAGGATCCCGATCACGAGACCCGTGACGAGCTCGCCGCGGTGATCACTCGCGCGGCAGGCGGCGATGAGGCGGCATCCGCCGACCTCGACGACCGTTTCCACACCAGGCTCGCCTTCGGCACCGCGGGTCTGCGCGGAGCGCTGGGTGCGGGGAGCAACCGCATGAACCGCGTCCTCGTGGCCCAGGCGGCAGCCGGCTTCGCGGCGTACCTGCGCGAACGCGCGCAGGGGTCCACGCCCACCGTCGTGATCGGATACGACGGACGCCGCAACTCCCGGGTCTTCGCCGCCGACTCGGCCGAGCTGTTCGCGGGTGCCGGTCTGCGAGCGATCCTGCTGCCACGGCTGCTGCCCACTCCAGTGCTCGCGTTCGCGGTGCGCCACCTCGGCGCGGACGCCGGCGTGATGGTGACCGCGTCACACAACCCCCCGAACGACAACGGCTACAAGGTCTACCTCGGAGGGGCCCACCAGGGCTCTCAGATCGTGGCTCCTGCGGATGCCGAGATCGCGGCGCACATCCAGCAGGTCGCCGACGCCGGCGACGTGTCTGCGCTCCCCCGCTCCACGCAGTACGAGACCGCGGGCGAGGAGGTCGTCGAGGCCTACATCGCGGCCACCGCCGACGTCGCACCGGCGCCCGCCGGCGCCTCCGACCTCCGCTGGGTCTACACGGCCATGCACGGCGTGGGCTGGGAGACCGTCTCGAAGGTGGTCGCAGCGGCGGGGTATCCGCAGCCGATGGTCGTCGGCGAGCAGCTTCAGCCCGACGCCACCTTCCGCACCGTGTCGTTCCCCAACCCTGAGGAGCCGGGGGCGATGGACCTGGCGTTCGCCCGCGCGCGCCGTGTGCAGGCGGACTTCATCCTCGCGAACGACCCGGATGCCGATCGTCTCGCCGTGGCTGTTCCCGATGCGTCGGCGGAGAGCGGCTGGCGTCGTCTCACCGGAAACGAGGTCGGGCTGCTGCTCGGAGCTCGCGCAGCGCGTGCAGCCGCCGGCACCCCGGGGGCGTCGCTGGCCTGCTCGCTGGTGTCCTCCCCCGGCCTCGGCGCCGTGGCCGCACATCACGGACTCGACTTCCACGAGACGCTCACCGGCTTCAAGTGGATCTCCCGCGCACCCGGCATCGTGTTCGGATTCGAGGAGGCGCTCGGTTACCTCGTGAACCCCGAGACGGTGCGCGACAAGGACGGCATCTCCGCCGCCGTCGCGATCTTGGGTCTCGCGGCGGAGGCCCACGATCGCGGTTCGTCGCTGACGGGCCTGCTCGCCGAGCTGGGCGACACCTACGGCCACTTCGCGAGCGGCCAGGTGTCGGTGCGCGTCGACGACCTCTCGGTGATCGGCAGAGTGATGCTGTCGCTGCGCACCCTCCCTCCGACGCAGTTCGGCGGGCATGCCATCGCCTCGGCTGAGGACCTGCTGCAGGCGGGCGAAGGACAGCCCTCCGGCGACGTCCTGCGCTACCGGCTGACGGACGGCTCCCGCATCATCGTGCGTCCGAGCGGCACGGAGCCGAAGCTCAAGGTGTACATCGACGCCAAGGCCGAGTCCGCTGAGAGAGCCGGCGAGATCGTCGGCGAGCTCGAGGCGGCGATCCGCTCGCTGCTCGACGAGCGCTCCTAG
- a CDS encoding class I SAM-dependent RNA methyltransferase, whose protein sequence is MTSSPNLLDLDITGIAHGGTFIARHEGRVVFVSDAVPGERVRARLTEDSTGESKSFWRAETVEVLEASPHRRPHIWAEADVSRSPEDRPGGADLGHIDLEHQRALKRQVLTEALDRFAGPGLEAPEIEAVDSTDGTGWRTRVTLHVDDAGLVGPFAARSHRVIPVGTHPLARPAIAEAARRLTGGEAGSVDLIEPGDGEVRVVRRERMDQRPARGQARRPAPEVVYEQVGDRRFQVDAGGFWQVHPRAASVLDAAVYGVLDDHVNPDATHFDLYGGVGLFAATLADRGATDIVTVESSRRATAHAQRNLAPLDVTAVTARVDRYLAGVPASTKAGAVVLDPPRAGAGRAVVDALDALAPEAIAYVACDPVALARDLGTFRGHGWNVTTMRGFDLFPHSHHFEVVALLTR, encoded by the coding sequence ATGACTTCCTCCCCGAACCTGCTCGATCTGGACATCACCGGCATCGCGCACGGCGGTACCTTCATCGCCCGCCACGAAGGACGCGTCGTGTTCGTCTCCGACGCCGTCCCCGGCGAGCGCGTGCGTGCGCGCCTGACCGAGGACTCGACGGGGGAGTCGAAGAGCTTCTGGCGTGCCGAGACCGTCGAGGTCCTCGAAGCCTCGCCGCACCGACGCCCGCACATCTGGGCCGAGGCCGACGTCTCCCGTTCTCCCGAGGACCGCCCTGGCGGCGCCGACCTCGGCCACATCGACCTCGAGCACCAGCGCGCGCTCAAGCGGCAGGTGCTGACGGAGGCGCTGGACCGCTTCGCCGGTCCCGGCCTCGAGGCGCCCGAGATCGAGGCCGTCGACTCCACAGACGGAACCGGATGGCGGACCAGGGTCACGCTGCACGTCGACGACGCCGGACTCGTGGGTCCCTTCGCCGCTCGCAGCCATCGGGTGATCCCGGTGGGCACGCATCCGCTCGCTCGCCCGGCGATCGCCGAGGCAGCGCGCCGTCTCACCGGAGGCGAGGCGGGCAGCGTCGACCTGATCGAACCGGGGGACGGAGAGGTGCGGGTCGTCCGCCGGGAGCGGATGGACCAACGCCCCGCCCGTGGACAGGCGCGTCGCCCCGCGCCCGAGGTCGTCTACGAGCAGGTCGGCGACCGTCGATTCCAGGTGGATGCCGGAGGCTTCTGGCAGGTGCATCCTCGTGCCGCGTCCGTACTGGATGCCGCCGTCTACGGCGTGCTCGACGATCACGTGAACCCGGATGCGACGCACTTCGACCTCTACGGAGGCGTCGGTCTGTTCGCAGCGACCCTCGCCGATCGAGGAGCGACGGACATCGTCACCGTCGAGTCGAGCCGACGCGCCACGGCGCACGCGCAGCGGAACCTCGCTCCTCTCGACGTCACCGCCGTCACGGCGCGCGTCGACCGCTATCTCGCCGGCGTCCCGGCCAGCACGAAGGCCGGCGCTGTCGTCCTGGACCCGCCGCGCGCGGGTGCAGGGCGCGCGGTCGTCGACGCTCTCGACGCGCTGGCCCCCGAAGCCATCGCCTACGTCGCATGCGACCCCGTCGCGCTGGCACGAGACCTCGGAACCTTCCGCGGTCACGGGTGGAACGTCACCACGATGCGCGGCTTCGATCTGTTCCCGCACTCGCACCACTTCGAGGTCGTGGCGCTGCTCACACGGTGA
- a CDS encoding BglG family transcription antiterminator, with translation MSRQRQDQLLSTLLRQGDWATAASLADQLGVTPRSIRSYVAALNSRTPGSDAVESGPAGYRAGSGARDALRTRQSGESAPRDRLHTLVRTLLDVPEGVDVFESADRLHVSEATLEADLARVRGLLGGTDLTLERDREIVRLRGDEAAQRRLLSRLAHDEMDAASFHPETFRRALSGSAVTAHAVAPFKSELVRELGELGYYVNELAIADVLLHIAIAADRVAAGHALEDAPPGAREEIPRVGAVIARLAQSHFSVALGDGDSGHLASLVLTRIVAPGVDAAGDVARSGVDPAVESAVRAEITRAAEDFQVDLVDEPFVLRLALHVQNLLRRAQERALTRNPLTRSLKTTYPMIFEVAVSIASGLHDRLGTPIHDDEIAYIAMHVGGRLERSRKAESILTATIVCPGYYELHELLRSSVDRSLGSAIEVTSVVTNVDPEWTSFDTDLVLSTIEPGATGDRFVRIQPFLTDADVDRIQQAAARVRRGRRLMRLRAELARYFVADAFVYPLPDEGEEAIIRRLGGLLVDAGLIGDDYVENTIVRERMSSTAFTDALAVPHALQMTATRTAIAVGVADGSAAWGEGRVQVVALAAFSESDRAAFQTVFEQLVEVFSERDSVQRIVRRGTSFEAFLDELVAVIDG, from the coding sequence ATGTCGCGTCAGCGCCAGGACCAGCTCCTCTCGACCCTGCTCCGTCAGGGCGACTGGGCGACGGCTGCCAGCCTCGCCGATCAGCTCGGGGTCACTCCCCGCAGCATCCGCTCGTATGTCGCAGCGCTGAACTCGCGCACGCCAGGGTCGGATGCCGTCGAGTCGGGGCCCGCCGGGTACCGCGCCGGGTCAGGGGCGCGCGACGCGCTGCGCACCAGGCAGAGCGGGGAATCGGCCCCGCGCGATCGGCTGCACACGCTCGTGCGCACCCTGCTCGACGTGCCGGAGGGGGTCGACGTCTTCGAGTCGGCCGACAGGCTGCACGTGAGCGAGGCGACCCTCGAGGCCGACCTGGCGCGCGTGCGAGGACTCCTCGGCGGCACGGACCTCACGCTGGAGCGGGACCGGGAGATCGTGCGTCTGCGCGGCGACGAGGCGGCGCAGCGCCGTCTGCTCAGCCGCCTGGCCCATGACGAGATGGATGCGGCATCGTTCCATCCCGAGACGTTTCGCCGAGCTCTGTCGGGGAGCGCCGTCACCGCGCATGCGGTCGCACCGTTCAAGTCGGAACTCGTGCGGGAGTTGGGCGAGCTGGGCTACTACGTCAACGAGCTCGCGATCGCCGACGTCCTGCTGCACATCGCCATCGCGGCCGACAGGGTCGCCGCGGGGCACGCTCTCGAGGATGCGCCGCCCGGGGCGCGCGAGGAGATCCCGCGCGTCGGCGCGGTGATCGCCCGACTCGCCCAGTCGCACTTCTCGGTGGCGCTCGGCGACGGAGACAGCGGGCACCTCGCCTCCCTGGTGCTCACACGCATCGTGGCGCCGGGCGTTGACGCGGCGGGCGACGTCGCTCGCAGCGGCGTCGATCCCGCGGTGGAATCGGCCGTCCGCGCCGAGATCACCAGGGCGGCCGAGGACTTCCAGGTCGATCTCGTCGACGAGCCGTTCGTGCTCCGCCTCGCCCTGCACGTGCAGAATCTGCTGCGCCGCGCCCAGGAGCGCGCGCTGACCCGCAATCCGCTGACGCGGTCGCTGAAGACGACGTACCCGATGATCTTCGAGGTCGCCGTCTCGATCGCCAGCGGTCTGCACGACCGTCTGGGCACTCCCATCCACGATGACGAGATCGCCTACATCGCCATGCACGTCGGCGGGCGTCTCGAACGCAGCCGCAAGGCCGAGTCGATCCTCACGGCGACCATCGTGTGCCCCGGGTACTACGAGCTCCACGAACTGCTCCGCTCCAGCGTGGACCGGTCGCTGGGGTCGGCGATCGAGGTCACGAGCGTCGTCACCAACGTCGACCCGGAGTGGACCTCCTTCGACACCGATCTGGTGCTCAGCACGATCGAGCCGGGCGCGACCGGAGACCGGTTCGTTCGGATCCAGCCGTTCCTCACGGACGCCGACGTCGACCGCATCCAGCAGGCCGCAGCCCGCGTCCGCCGCGGACGACGCCTGATGCGCCTCCGTGCCGAGCTCGCGCGGTACTTCGTCGCCGACGCCTTCGTCTATCCGCTCCCGGACGAGGGGGAGGAGGCGATCATCCGGCGGCTCGGCGGTCTGCTCGTCGATGCAGGGCTGATCGGGGACGACTACGTGGAGAACACCATCGTGCGCGAGCGGATGTCGTCCACAGCCTTCACGGATGCGCTCGCCGTGCCCCACGCGCTGCAGATGACCGCGACGAGGACTGCGATCGCGGTCGGCGTCGCCGACGGATCAGCCGCCTGGGGCGAGGGAAGGGTGCAGGTGGTCGCCCTCGCCGCATTCAGCGAGAGCGACCGTGCCGCGTTCCAAACCGTGTTCGAACAGCTCGTCGAGGTCTTCAGCGAGCGCGACAGCGTGCAGCGTATCGTGCGTCGGGGCACCAGCTTCGAGGCGTTCCTCGACGAGCTCGTCGCCGTCATCGACGGCTGA
- a CDS encoding PTS sugar transporter subunit IIB, translated as MKILVVCGAGASSTFVAQRLRRAASEAGLEWDAAAGMEHSVAGGDHDLILVGPHLADRLEAIRQAAPAPVAVLPDDVFADRDGTRTLALARSILAEAGTLPKGTS; from the coding sequence ATGAAGATCCTCGTGGTGTGCGGCGCCGGTGCGTCGAGCACGTTCGTCGCACAGCGACTGCGCAGGGCGGCCTCCGAGGCCGGCCTCGAGTGGGATGCCGCCGCAGGGATGGAGCATTCCGTCGCGGGCGGCGATCACGATCTGATCCTCGTCGGACCTCACCTCGCCGACCGTCTCGAGGCGATCCGCCAGGCGGCACCCGCCCCGGTGGCGGTGCTCCCCGACGACGTCTTCGCAGACCGCGACGGCACGCGCACGCTGGCGCTGGCCCGCTCGATCCTCGCCGAGGCGGGGACCCTCCCGAAAGGAACATCATGA
- a CDS encoding Maf family protein, with protein MRVCLASTSPARLMLLRQAGIEPLTQSPDVDEDAVAAAAEAERGSELAPDELVLLLARAKAADVARRLADEGAFDGIVIGGDSMFALGGRVYGKPYTPEEATRRWHEMRGATGILHSGHSVFRVSPGIAPVEATATAQASVTFADDIGDAEIEAYVVSGEPLLVAGAFTVDSLGGAFITRVDGDPSTVVGMSLSTVRRLAAELGVTWTDLWS; from the coding sequence ATGCGCGTCTGCCTCGCCTCCACCTCTCCCGCCCGCCTGATGCTGCTGCGGCAGGCCGGTATCGAGCCGCTGACCCAGTCCCCTGACGTGGATGAGGATGCCGTCGCCGCAGCGGCCGAGGCCGAGCGGGGCTCGGAGCTCGCGCCGGACGAGCTCGTCCTGCTCCTCGCCCGCGCCAAGGCCGCCGACGTCGCCCGACGGCTCGCCGATGAAGGCGCCTTCGACGGGATCGTGATCGGGGGCGACTCGATGTTCGCGCTGGGCGGCCGCGTATACGGCAAGCCGTACACGCCGGAGGAGGCGACGCGGCGCTGGCACGAGATGCGCGGCGCCACCGGCATCCTGCATTCGGGGCATTCGGTCTTCCGCGTCTCCCCGGGAATCGCCCCGGTCGAGGCGACGGCGACGGCTCAGGCGTCTGTGACGTTCGCCGACGACATCGGCGATGCCGAGATCGAGGCGTACGTGGTCTCCGGCGAGCCTCTGCTCGTCGCGGGGGCCTTCACCGTCGACAGCCTCGGCGGTGCGTTCATCACCCGGGTCGACGGTGATCCCTCCACCGTCGTCGGCATGTCGCTGTCGACCGTGCGCCGCCTCGCTGCCGAGCTCGGAGTGACCTGGACCGACCTCTGGTCGTAG
- a CDS encoding HPr family phosphocarrier protein, with product MTVSRTVRIGSSHGLHARPAKLFAQAAKDSGISVTIAKDSGKAVNAASILGVIALAIEHGDYVTLTADGDGAEGVLDTLTELLTTDHDQDA from the coding sequence ATGACCGTCTCCCGCACCGTCCGGATCGGCTCGTCGCACGGACTCCACGCGCGCCCCGCGAAGCTGTTCGCACAGGCGGCGAAGGATTCCGGCATCTCCGTCACGATCGCGAAGGACTCGGGCAAGGCGGTCAACGCGGCCAGCATCCTCGGCGTGATCGCGCTCGCGATCGAGCACGGCGACTACGTCACGCTCACCGCGGACGGTGACGGCGCCGAGGGCGTCCTCGACACCCTCACCGAGCTCCTCACCACCGATCACGACCAGGACGCCTGA
- a CDS encoding purine-nucleoside phosphorylase: MSDTHSNPLDDPNANPFEIAAEAAADIARLTGVEKHDIALTLGSGWGKAADIIGETTATIPATEVTGFSKPALEGHVGTLRSIRTPDGKNVLVIGARTHYYEGHGVRRVVHSVRTAAATGAKIMVLTNGAGGVRETWTPGQPVLISDHINLTADSPLEGATFIDLTDLYSKRLRDIARGVDPSLDEGVYTQFRGPHYETPAEVQMAKHIGGHIVGMSTALEAIAAREAGMEILGFSLITNLAAGIQSTPLSHAEVIEAGREAEPVISALLARVVEAL; the protein is encoded by the coding sequence ATGTCTGACACACACAGCAACCCCCTCGACGACCCGAACGCGAATCCGTTCGAGATCGCGGCCGAGGCAGCCGCCGACATCGCGCGCCTGACCGGAGTCGAGAAGCACGACATCGCCCTCACCCTCGGCAGCGGCTGGGGCAAGGCCGCCGACATCATCGGCGAGACCACAGCGACGATTCCCGCCACCGAGGTGACCGGCTTCTCGAAGCCCGCTCTCGAGGGGCACGTGGGCACTCTGCGCAGCATCCGCACCCCCGACGGCAAGAACGTCCTCGTCATCGGCGCGCGCACCCACTACTACGAGGGACACGGTGTGCGCCGCGTGGTGCACTCGGTCCGCACCGCCGCGGCGACGGGCGCCAAGATCATGGTGCTCACCAACGGCGCAGGCGGCGTCCGTGAGACCTGGACGCCCGGACAGCCGGTTCTCATCAGCGACCACATCAACCTCACCGCCGACTCTCCGCTCGAAGGCGCGACCTTCATCGACCTCACCGACCTCTACTCGAAGCGCCTGCGCGACATCGCCCGGGGCGTCGACCCCAGCCTCGACGAGGGCGTCTACACGCAGTTCCGCGGTCCGCACTACGAGACGCCAGCCGAGGTGCAGATGGCGAAGCACATCGGAGGCCACATCGTCGGCATGTCGACGGCCCTCGAGGCGATCGCCGCGCGCGAGGCCGGCATGGAGATCCTCGGCTTCTCGCTCATCACGAACCTCGCGGCCGGCATCCAGTCGACCCCGCTCAGCCACGCCGAGGTCATCGAAGCCGGTCGAGAGGCCGAGCCGGTGATCTCCGCTCTGCTGGCACGAGTGGTCGAGGCGCTGTGA
- a CDS encoding acetyl/propionyl/methylcrotonyl-CoA carboxylase subunit alpha yields MPDIAKVLIANRGEIAVRIIRAARDSGIASVVVYADQDRDALHTRLADEAYALGGATSAETYLQIEKILSVARRAGADAVHPGYGFLAENAEFARAVIGAGMTWIGPSPEAIEALGDKVTARHVAEKVGAPLAPGTPGPVSGADEVIAFAKEFGLPIAIKAAYGGGGRGLKVARELDEVAELFESATREAVTAFGRGECFVEKYLDKPRHVETQCLADAEGNVVVISTRDCSLQRRHQKLVEEAPAPFLTDEQNAQLYSASKAILKEVGYVGAGTCEFLIGADGTVSFLEVNTRLQVEHPVSEEVTGIDLVREQFRIAAGGTIDYDDPQPTGHSIEFRINGEDPGRGFLPQPGPIHVFKTFGGPGIRLDSGVTAGDSVSGAFDSLLAKIIVTGKDRAEALERSRRALEEFEVAGLPTVLPFHRKVVNDPAFTAENGEFGVFTRWIETEFENDIPAWDGELEAPGAGENRHTVVVEVGGKRLEVSLPDRVAVAAGTTGRPAAVPPSRRSHATSVSAGASGDAVKSPMQATVVKVAVEEGQQVVKGDLVVVLEAMKMEQPLQAHKDGTIGNIGAVAGATVSAGHQLLTIS; encoded by the coding sequence ATGCCTGATATCGCCAAGGTGCTCATCGCCAACCGCGGCGAGATCGCCGTCCGCATCATCCGTGCCGCCCGTGACTCGGGGATCGCCTCGGTCGTCGTGTACGCCGACCAGGATCGCGACGCTCTGCACACCCGCCTCGCCGACGAGGCGTATGCCCTCGGCGGAGCCACAAGCGCCGAGACCTACCTGCAGATCGAGAAGATCCTCTCGGTCGCCCGCCGTGCCGGCGCCGACGCCGTGCACCCCGGGTACGGCTTCCTCGCAGAGAACGCCGAGTTCGCCCGCGCCGTCATCGGCGCAGGCATGACCTGGATCGGCCCCTCCCCCGAGGCCATCGAGGCCCTCGGAGACAAGGTCACCGCCCGCCACGTCGCCGAGAAGGTGGGCGCACCGCTCGCCCCCGGAACGCCGGGCCCCGTCTCCGGAGCCGACGAGGTCATCGCCTTCGCGAAGGAGTTCGGCCTGCCCATCGCCATCAAGGCCGCCTACGGCGGCGGCGGCCGCGGACTCAAGGTCGCGCGCGAGCTCGACGAGGTCGCAGAGCTGTTCGAGTCGGCGACCCGCGAGGCCGTCACGGCCTTCGGACGCGGCGAGTGCTTCGTCGAGAAGTACCTCGACAAGCCGCGTCACGTCGAGACGCAGTGCCTGGCGGATGCCGAGGGCAACGTCGTCGTCATCTCCACGCGCGACTGCTCGCTGCAGCGTCGCCACCAGAAGCTCGTCGAAGAGGCCCCGGCGCCCTTCCTCACGGATGAGCAGAACGCCCAGCTCTACTCCGCCTCGAAGGCGATCCTCAAGGAGGTCGGCTACGTCGGAGCTGGCACCTGCGAGTTCCTCATCGGCGCCGACGGCACCGTGTCGTTCCTCGAGGTGAACACCCGTCTGCAGGTCGAGCACCCCGTCTCCGAAGAGGTCACCGGCATCGATCTGGTGCGCGAGCAGTTCCGCATCGCCGCGGGCGGCACGATCGACTACGACGACCCGCAGCCGACCGGGCACTCCATCGAGTTCCGCATCAACGGCGAGGATCCCGGTCGGGGGTTCCTCCCGCAGCCCGGCCCGATCCACGTCTTCAAGACCTTCGGCGGCCCCGGCATCCGACTCGACTCCGGCGTCACCGCCGGCGACTCGGTCTCGGGAGCGTTCGACTCGCTGCTCGCGAAGATCATCGTCACCGGCAAGGACCGCGCCGAGGCCCTGGAGCGCTCGCGCCGCGCCCTCGAGGAGTTCGAGGTCGCAGGTCTGCCCACCGTTCTCCCGTTCCACCGCAAGGTCGTCAACGACCCTGCGTTCACCGCCGAGAACGGCGAGTTCGGCGTCTTCACCCGCTGGATCGAGACCGAGTTCGAGAACGACATCCCGGCATGGGACGGCGAGCTCGAGGCCCCTGGTGCCGGCGAGAACCGGCACACCGTCGTCGTCGAGGTCGGCGGCAAGCGCCTCGAGGTCAGTCTTCCCGACCGCGTGGCCGTCGCCGCCGGCACCACCGGCCGCCCGGCTGCCGTGCCACCGTCCCGCCGCAGTCACGCGACCTCGGTCAGCGCCGGCGCCTCGGGAGACGCCGTCAAGTCGCCGATGCAGGCCACCGTCGTCAAGGTCGCCGTCGAAGAGGGGCAGCAGGTCGTCAAGGGCGATCTGGTCGTCGTCCTCGAGGCGATGAAGATGGAGCAGCCGCTGCAGGCGCACAAGGACGGCACGATCGGCAACATCGGCGCCGTCGCCGGTGCGACGGTCTCGGCCGGACACCAGCTGCTCACGATCAGCTGA
- a CDS encoding HPr family phosphocarrier protein, with translation MPRRQVVITAHNGVHARPVAELVRLVQAHPHPVTLRTSSGAVVDLSSVLALMDLALAPGDAVVLETRESVDAESLLDTLADVLAPRG, from the coding sequence ATGCCGAGGAGACAGGTCGTCATCACCGCGCATAACGGTGTACACGCCCGACCGGTCGCAGAACTCGTGCGGCTCGTGCAGGCGCACCCCCATCCCGTGACCTTGCGCACGTCGTCGGGGGCGGTCGTGGACCTCAGCAGCGTCCTCGCGCTGATGGACCTCGCCCTCGCCCCCGGCGACGCCGTGGTGCTCGAGACGCGGGAGTCGGTCGACGCCGAGTCGCTGCTCGACACGCTGGCCGACGTGCTGGCTCCGCGCGGCTGA
- a CDS encoding NAD(P)H-quinone dehydrogenase, which produces MEIMSSTPFERTQRVAVLGGGPGGYEAALAAAQLGAEVTLVERVGVGGSAVLTDVVPSKSLIATADAAVAISEASDLGVQFYAKGEHGKPLKPEIAINLAAVNKRLIALAGQQSEDMRTTLLEAGVRILSGHGRLEGPNAIIVSTGQDGTDFDRVEADTIIVAVGASPRELDSAKPDGKRILTWTQLYDMKALPEHLIVVGSGVTGAEFASAYMNLGAKVTLISSREQVLPGEDQDAAHVLEKVFKRGGMTVLSKSRAEKVEVTKDGVTATLSDGRTVDGSHCLLAVGSIPNTAGIGLEDAGVELDETGHVRVNRVARTSVPNVYAVGDCTNFFPLASVASMQGRTAVFHALGDIVIPLELIKITSNIFTAPEIATVGYSQKDVEDGVADGLVYKLPLAANPRAKMMGIKDGFVKLIARKGSGTVIGGVIVAPKASELIYPIAVAVERRLTVDQVSRVFAAYPSLSSSITDASRAMHLVNAKIS; this is translated from the coding sequence ATGGAGATCATGTCTTCCACCCCTTTTGAGCGCACTCAGCGCGTCGCCGTCCTCGGCGGCGGTCCCGGCGGTTACGAGGCGGCCCTCGCGGCCGCTCAGCTCGGAGCGGAGGTGACCCTCGTCGAGCGGGTGGGTGTCGGCGGGTCGGCTGTCCTCACCGACGTCGTGCCGTCCAAGAGCCTGATCGCCACTGCGGATGCCGCCGTGGCCATCTCCGAGGCCTCCGACCTCGGTGTCCAGTTCTACGCGAAGGGTGAGCACGGCAAGCCGCTGAAGCCCGAGATCGCGATCAACCTGGCGGCCGTGAACAAGCGCCTTATCGCACTCGCCGGTCAGCAGTCCGAAGACATGCGCACGACTCTGCTCGAGGCCGGAGTCCGCATCCTGTCGGGTCACGGACGGCTCGAGGGCCCCAACGCGATCATCGTCTCGACCGGTCAGGACGGCACCGACTTCGACCGGGTCGAAGCCGACACCATCATCGTGGCCGTCGGCGCCTCGCCGCGCGAGCTGGATTCGGCGAAGCCCGACGGCAAGCGCATCCTCACCTGGACGCAGCTGTACGACATGAAGGCGCTGCCCGAGCACCTCATCGTCGTCGGCTCGGGTGTGACCGGTGCCGAGTTCGCCTCGGCCTACATGAACCTGGGTGCCAAGGTCACGCTGATCTCCAGCCGCGAGCAGGTGCTCCCCGGCGAGGACCAGGACGCCGCCCACGTGCTCGAGAAGGTCTTCAAGCGCGGCGGCATGACGGTGCTCTCCAAGTCCCGCGCCGAGAAGGTCGAGGTCACGAAGGACGGCGTCACCGCGACGCTCTCCGACGGCCGTACGGTCGACGGCAGCCACTGCCTCCTCGCGGTCGGGTCGATCCCGAACACCGCCGGCATCGGGCTCGAGGACGCCGGGGTCGAGCTCGACGAGACCGGGCACGTCAGGGTCAACCGCGTCGCGCGCACCTCGGTGCCCAACGTCTACGCGGTGGGGGACTGCACGAACTTCTTCCCGCTCGCCTCGGTCGCGTCGATGCAGGGCCGCACCGCGGTCTTCCACGCGCTGGGTGACATCGTGATCCCGCTCGAGCTCATCAAGATCACCTCCAACATCTTCACCGCCCCCGAGATCGCGACGGTCGGATACTCGCAGAAGGACGTCGAGGACGGCGTGGCCGACGGTCTCGTCTACAAGCTGCCGCTGGCCGCCAACCCGCGCGCGAAGATGATGGGCATCAAGGACGGCTTCGTGAAGCTGATCGCCCGCAAGGGCTCCGGCACCGTGATCGGCGGGGTCATCGTCGCGCCGAAGGCCTCGGAGCTGATCTACCCGATCGCCGTCGCCGTCGAGCGCCGACTCACGGTCGACCAGGTCTCGCGCGTTTTCGCGGCCTACCCGTCGCTGTCGAGCAGCATCACCGACGCCAGCCGGGCGATGCATCTCGTCAACGCGAAGATCTCCTGA